The Humulus lupulus chromosome 4, drHumLupu1.1, whole genome shotgun sequence genome has a window encoding:
- the LOC133832659 gene encoding uncharacterized protein LOC133832659 has protein sequence MAAGLTGKFCPSIIYNNSLHYQQVDYYKVVWCKLSLPKHRFLLWQVVNANLLTLDNLHRFNVHIDSSLCPVCGELDESHAHLFFECSLSKQVLAQVFDWLDCNTWPIEFDRWRVWLASRKNGFIFQLAIMILAASVYSIWRNRNNCIFELFSKSAVSIASEVKAVFHHRLISINKQELSAQEQRIVSQFLMSA, from the coding sequence ATGGCTGCTGGTTTAACAGGGAAGTTTTGCCCTTCCATAATATATAATAACTCTCTTCACTATCAGCAGGTGGATTATTACAAGGTAGTTTGGTGTAAGCTATCTCTGCCTAAGCATAGATTTCTGCTATGGCAAGTAGTCAATGCTAATCTGCTTACACTTGATAACCTGCATCGATTCAATGTGCATATAGACTCATCTTTGTGCCCTGTTTGTGGTGAGCTTGATGAGAGTCATGCCCATCTATTTTTTGAGTGTTCACTGTCTAAACAGGTGTTGGCTCAGGTTTTTGACTGGTTGGATTGCAATACTTGGCCTATTGAGTTTGACAGATGGAGAGTTTGGTTAGCCAGCAGGAAAAATGGCTTCATATTTCAGTTAGCAATCATGATACTAGCTGCTTCTGTTTATAGTATTTGGAGGAATCGTAACAACTGTATCTTTGAATTGTTTTCTAAATCTGCTGTAAGTATAGCTTCGGAAGTTAAGGCTGTTTTTCATCATAGGCTGATCAGTATTAATAAGCAAGAACTTTCTGCTCAGGAACAACGAATTGTATCTCAGTTTTTAATGTCAGCTTGA